Proteins encoded together in one Otariodibacter oris window:
- a CDS encoding YnbE family lipoprotein codes for MKLKFLFYAFFSVYLTACTPKIQLETPQEGITINMNVVVDHKIEVNMDDKSRAIIKTSENK; via the coding sequence ATGAAATTGAAGTTCTTATTTTATGCATTTTTTTCAGTGTATCTGACCGCTTGTACTCCAAAAATTCAGCTTGAAACGCCACAAGAAGGGATTACTATCAATATGAATGTAGTTGTTGATCATAAAATTGAAGTAAATATGGATGATAAATCACGAGCAATTATAAAAACTTCGGAAAATAAATAA
- the fis gene encoding DNA-binding transcriptional regulator Fis, with translation MLEQQTTNPLTVAMLNAQAQQVNKPLRDNVKQAIRNYLSQLNGEDPTELYELVLSEIEHPMLDMVMQYTRGNQTRAATMLGINRGTLRKKLKKYGMG, from the coding sequence ATGTTAGAACAACAAACAACAAACCCATTAACAGTGGCTATGCTGAATGCACAGGCACAACAAGTAAATAAACCACTCCGTGATAATGTTAAGCAAGCAATTAGAAACTATTTATCACAACTAAATGGCGAAGATCCAACAGAATTATACGAGTTGGTGTTATCAGAAATCGAACATCCAATGTTAGATATGGTGATGCAGTATACTCGCGGTAACCAAACGCGTGCTGCAACTATGTTGGGTATTAACCGTGGTACTTTACGTAAAAAGTTAAAAAAATACGGTATGGGCTAA
- the dusB gene encoding tRNA dihydrouridine synthase DusB, with the protein MHIGKHEIKNRVFLAPMAGITDQPFRRLCSQLGAGLTFSEMMSTNPEVWHTEKSRLRLSHHKDIGINAVQIAGSDPSEMATAAKINVDYGADIIDINMGCPAKKVNKKMAGSALLRDPDLVEKILNAVVKAVEVPVTLKIRTGWDLENRNCLQIAKIAENAGISALTIHGRTRHCLFQGEAEYDSIRTVKQSVSMPVIANGDITSAEKAKFVLDYTGADAVMVGRGSFGNPWIFKEIENFLEREELSSDLSVYKKSQFMLNHIADLYSFYGEDKGYRIARKHVGWYTDKLAPNLNFKRTFNALDSAKAQFEALEDFVKLIR; encoded by the coding sequence ATGCATATAGGTAAGCATGAAATAAAAAATAGAGTTTTTCTTGCTCCAATGGCTGGTATAACGGATCAACCTTTTAGACGTTTATGTAGTCAACTCGGTGCTGGATTAACCTTTTCTGAAATGATGTCGACTAATCCCGAAGTTTGGCATACTGAAAAATCTAGATTGCGGTTATCTCATCATAAAGACATCGGTATAAATGCCGTGCAAATTGCAGGTTCTGACCCTTCAGAAATGGCCACCGCAGCAAAGATTAATGTTGATTATGGGGCTGATATTATTGATATCAATATGGGATGCCCTGCTAAGAAGGTAAACAAAAAAATGGCTGGTTCAGCTCTTTTGCGTGATCCTGATTTGGTCGAAAAAATCTTGAATGCAGTAGTAAAGGCTGTGGAAGTGCCTGTAACACTAAAAATTAGAACAGGCTGGGATTTAGAAAATAGAAATTGTCTACAAATTGCAAAGATTGCTGAGAATGCAGGTATTTCTGCTCTAACTATCCATGGGAGGACTCGCCACTGTTTGTTTCAGGGAGAGGCTGAATACGATTCTATTCGTACAGTCAAACAGTCAGTTTCGATGCCAGTTATAGCTAATGGAGATATAACTTCTGCTGAAAAAGCGAAGTTTGTTTTAGATTATACGGGTGCTGATGCTGTAATGGTGGGTAGAGGAAGTTTTGGAAATCCTTGGATTTTTAAGGAGATTGAAAATTTTTTAGAGAGGGAGGAGCTTTCTTCTGATTTATCAGTCTATAAAAAGAGTCAATTTATGCTAAATCATATAGCAGATCTTTATTCTTTTTATGGCGAAGACAAAGGTTATCGGATTGCTCGTAAGCATGTTGGTTGGTATACCGATAAATTAGCTCCGAACTTGAATTTTAAACGTACTTTTAATGCACTTGACTCTGCAAAAGCACAGTTTGAAGCGTTGGAAGATTTTGTGAAATTGATTCGTTAG
- the sohB gene encoding protease SohB, protein MWKDVLLNYGVFLLELLTLFAIVVVIIMMILESRKQPENGAITVINLSKKHEEQKKALNNFFLSDAEQKHLDKEYKKEQKAKNKRDKKLLKKGHDLLSQETKPRLFVLDFQGDIQASGVSGLRKEIDAVIALADVEKNDEVLLKLESPGGVVHGYGLAASQLQRLKDRNIPLTVAVDKVAASGGYMMACVADKIIAAPFSIIGSIGVVAQVPNIHRLLKKHDIDVDVMTAGEYKRTVTLVGENTEKGKQKFQQELEEAHLLFKEFVETHRPQLNIEKIATGEHWFGKQALELNLIDAISTSDDLLLDEISKKDVFEVKYHTKKKLIKRIGEQAESSIEKVFGRLFFKNSTNML, encoded by the coding sequence ATGTGGAAGGACGTTTTACTAAATTATGGCGTTTTCTTACTAGAATTACTAACACTATTTGCCATTGTCGTAGTAATTATCATGATGATTTTAGAAAGTCGAAAACAACCTGAAAATGGGGCAATTACGGTTATAAATTTGTCTAAAAAGCATGAAGAGCAGAAAAAAGCGTTAAACAATTTTTTTCTTTCTGATGCTGAACAAAAACATTTAGATAAAGAATATAAAAAAGAGCAAAAGGCTAAAAATAAACGTGATAAGAAACTTTTAAAAAAAGGACATGATTTGCTTAGTCAAGAGACTAAACCGAGATTATTTGTCCTTGATTTTCAAGGTGATATTCAAGCGAGTGGTGTTTCAGGATTACGTAAGGAAATCGATGCCGTTATTGCACTTGCTGATGTGGAAAAGAATGATGAAGTTTTACTAAAATTAGAAAGCCCTGGTGGGGTTGTCCATGGTTATGGTTTAGCTGCTTCACAGTTGCAACGATTAAAAGATAGAAATATACCTTTAACTGTAGCGGTAGATAAAGTTGCTGCAAGTGGAGGTTATATGATGGCATGTGTAGCAGATAAGATCATTGCTGCCCCTTTTTCAATAATTGGTTCAATCGGTGTTGTGGCTCAAGTTCCTAATATACATAGATTATTGAAGAAACATGATATTGATGTAGATGTAATGACGGCAGGGGAATACAAACGTACGGTTACTCTAGTGGGTGAAAATACCGAAAAAGGAAAACAAAAATTCCAACAAGAATTGGAAGAAGCTCATCTTTTGTTTAAGGAGTTTGTTGAAACTCATAGACCTCAACTTAATATTGAAAAAATCGCAACAGGTGAACATTGGTTTGGAAAACAGGCTTTGGAGCTCAATTTAATTGATGCTATTTCAACAAGTGATGATTTATTACTCGATGAGATATCCAAAAAAGATGTTTTTGAAGTGAAATATCATACTAAAAAGAAATTGATAAAACGCATAGGTGAACAAGCAGAGTCTAGTATTGAAAAGGTTTTTGGTAGATTATTCTTCAAAAATAGTACAAATATGTTATAA
- the glpE gene encoding thiosulfate sulfurtransferase GlpE — MEETFIEITPLEAWDMLKQENAVLVDIRDPIRFKHSHPQNAFHLTNLTYGQFLDEYDYEQPILVMCYHGISSRNTAQYLVEQGFERVYSVRGGFDGWVRESLPVEQ, encoded by the coding sequence ATGGAAGAAACATTCATAGAAATAACGCCTCTTGAAGCATGGGATATGCTTAAACAAGAAAATGCAGTATTAGTAGATATTCGTGATCCAATTAGATTTAAACATAGTCATCCTCAAAATGCTTTTCATCTGACTAATTTAACTTATGGACAATTTTTGGATGAATATGATTACGAGCAACCTATATTAGTGATGTGTTATCACGGTATAAGTAGTAGGAATACAGCACAATATCTTGTAGAACAAGGATTTGAGCGAGTATATAGTGTGAGAGGTGGCTTTGATGGTTGGGTCAGAGAAAGTTTGCCTGTAGAGCAATAA
- the exbB gene encoding TonB-system energizer ExbB, which yields MEQFFTFLQQYVDYFILGLLGLMSIILLAKVIERILFYKKVNVANYQTIESLEIDLTHNLTTISTIGSNAPYVGLLGTVIGILLTFYELGNAGGDLDAGSIMVHLSLALKATAIGILVAIPAMVFYNGFGRSVEKNKLLWQDAQHRK from the coding sequence ATGGAACAATTTTTCACATTTCTACAACAATATGTTGACTATTTTATTCTCGGACTACTTGGATTAATGAGTATTATTTTACTTGCAAAAGTGATTGAACGAATCCTTTTCTATAAAAAAGTAAATGTAGCAAATTATCAAACAATTGAATCGTTAGAAATTGATCTAACTCACAACCTCACAACTATTTCAACCATTGGGTCTAATGCACCATACGTTGGTTTACTTGGAACTGTAATTGGTATATTACTTACTTTCTATGAATTGGGTAATGCAGGTGGAGATCTTGATGCCGGCTCCATCATGGTACACCTTTCTCTTGCATTAAAAGCAACAGCTATTGGTATTCTAGTTGCAATTCCTGCAATGGTGTTTTACAACGGATTCGGTCGTAGTGTAGAGAAAAATAAATTACTTTGGCAAGATGCTCAACATCGTAAGTAA
- the exbD gene encoding TonB system transport protein ExbD: MKKFDQINIIPFIDIMLVLLAIVLVTASFISQGKIQVNVPKASTTQAIKADELAKLLTITEDNAFFYNDEPITKELLEEEIASWDKEQKVTLKVDGAVTFETFVALTDLLSTNEIKNVAIITKKETSE; this comes from the coding sequence ATGAAAAAATTTGATCAAATTAATATCATTCCATTTATTGACATTATGTTAGTGTTACTTGCTATCGTACTCGTTACTGCATCTTTTATTTCTCAAGGAAAAATTCAAGTTAATGTTCCTAAAGCATCCACAACACAGGCAATAAAAGCAGATGAGTTGGCTAAATTGTTAACTATTACAGAAGATAATGCATTCTTTTATAACGATGAACCTATTACAAAAGAATTGCTTGAAGAAGAAATTGCAAGTTGGGATAAAGAACAAAAGGTAACACTTAAAGTTGATGGAGCAGTAACTTTTGAAACATTCGTTGCATTAACAGATCTTTTATCTACTAATGAAATCAAAAATGTTGCAATCATTACTAAAAAAGAAACCTCGGAGTAG
- a CDS encoding cell envelope integrity protein TolA has protein sequence MNKTYSRIGFITSIIIHGLAFAGVGWLLSSKPPLRATEEVTSISMEMMTALLEQPQVATAPEPENVETPEEVVEEVQPAEEIPEKVIEPEPEPVVEAEPVPEPVVEKPKEEPKPKEEPKPKPKEKPKEKPKPKEKPKPKPKPKAVEKSTETKKGIVAKAVPNVPQNAQAQRGTSNNNQTSANGNNQGNSQASSGELNRYKAQLQKALQRQANNSYPRREQMMRKTGVVTLSFSISSSGKLINVKVVKSSGNSNLDAAAVKAAQNTDMKSAPPAGFPSSLTVPVKFSLR, from the coding sequence ATGAATAAAACATATTCCCGAATTGGTTTTATCACTTCCATTATTATCCATGGATTAGCTTTTGCTGGGGTAGGATGGTTGTTGAGTAGTAAACCGCCCTTGAGAGCAACAGAAGAAGTCACAAGCATTTCTATGGAAATGATGACTGCATTATTAGAACAACCTCAGGTGGCTACCGCACCAGAACCTGAGAATGTGGAGACACCAGAAGAAGTTGTAGAAGAAGTTCAACCAGCGGAAGAAATTCCAGAAAAAGTAATAGAACCAGAGCCAGAACCCGTTGTTGAAGCAGAACCAGTTCCAGAGCCTGTTGTTGAAAAACCAAAGGAAGAACCTAAACCAAAAGAAGAGCCTAAACCGAAGCCAAAGGAAAAACCAAAAGAAAAGCCTAAACCAAAAGAGAAACCTAAGCCTAAACCAAAACCTAAGGCTGTAGAAAAGAGTACTGAAACGAAAAAAGGTATTGTTGCTAAGGCTGTGCCAAATGTGCCACAAAATGCTCAGGCTCAAAGAGGTACATCGAATAACAATCAAACTTCTGCTAATGGTAATAACCAAGGGAATAGTCAAGCATCCAGTGGAGAATTGAATCGTTACAAAGCTCAGTTACAAAAAGCGCTTCAACGTCAAGCTAATAATAGCTATCCAAGAAGGGAGCAAATGATGAGAAAAACAGGGGTGGTTACACTGTCTTTTTCTATCTCTTCATCAGGAAAACTTATTAACGTTAAAGTAGTTAAATCATCAGGAAATAGTAATTTAGATGCAGCAGCAGTAAAAGCCGCACAAAATACAGATATGAAATCCGCTCCACCAGCGGGATTCCCTTCGTCTCTGACAGTTCCTGTAAAGTTCAGCCTACGGTAG
- a CDS encoding anaerobic sulfatase maturase — translation MNHAFNILAKPTGSICNLDCKYCFYLEKPHSEQIRMSDEVLEKYIQSYIQTAPQREITFLWQGGEPTLAGLDFYQKAVEFQRKYANGKRIYNSLQTNGVLLNHNWCQFLKENHFLVGLSIDGPEDLHDAYRVTKSQKGTFSQVMNALENLIRFGVEFNTLTVVHKKNVHAGKRIYHFLKEIGSTHLQFIPLMGDYNQQAEAKDYGQMLIEIFDEWFKGDIGRINVQFIEQWFMAFLGFEPSLCIFRKTCGDQLVIEQNGDIYSCDHYVYPTYNIGNLVETPLVDITYSDFQTKFGLAKEKVSQRCQQCKFRFACNGGCPKHRTVQGFGEPHNQLCEAYYSALSYMEPYLKQLAIQFKQRHRM, via the coding sequence ATGAATCATGCTTTCAATATTTTGGCAAAACCAACTGGTTCTATTTGTAATTTGGATTGCAAATACTGCTTCTATTTGGAAAAGCCCCATTCTGAACAAATCAGAATGAGTGATGAAGTATTAGAAAAGTATATTCAAAGCTACATTCAAACCGCCCCACAACGAGAAATTACTTTTCTATGGCAAGGGGGGGAACCTACTCTCGCTGGTCTCGATTTTTATCAGAAAGCGGTCGAATTCCAACGAAAATATGCAAATGGCAAACGCATTTATAATTCCCTTCAAACAAATGGTGTGCTACTCAATCACAATTGGTGCCAATTTTTAAAAGAAAATCATTTCTTGGTTGGGTTATCAATTGATGGTCCCGAAGACTTACACGATGCTTATCGCGTGACTAAATCGCAAAAAGGCACATTTAGCCAAGTAATGAATGCTTTAGAAAATTTGATCCGCTTTGGTGTCGAATTTAATACCTTAACCGTTGTGCATAAGAAGAATGTGCATGCAGGAAAACGGATTTATCACTTTTTAAAAGAAATTGGCTCAACTCACTTACAATTTATTCCACTAATGGGGGACTATAATCAACAAGCTGAGGCAAAAGATTATGGACAAATGCTGATTGAGATTTTTGATGAGTGGTTCAAGGGAGATATTGGACGAATCAATGTGCAATTCATTGAACAATGGTTTATGGCTTTCCTTGGATTTGAGCCTAGCTTGTGTATCTTCCGAAAAACCTGTGGCGATCAATTAGTTATTGAGCAAAATGGGGATATTTATAGTTGTGATCACTATGTTTATCCCACTTATAACATTGGCAATTTAGTTGAAACACCCTTAGTTGATATTACCTACTCCGATTTTCAAACCAAGTTTGGCTTAGCCAAAGAAAAAGTTTCACAACGTTGTCAACAATGTAAATTCCGTTTTGCTTGCAATGGTGGATGCCCTAAACATCGTACCGTTCAAGGCTTTGGCGAGCCGCATAATCAACTATGTGAAGCCTACTACTCTGCATTATCCTACATGGAACCTTATCTCAAACAATTAGCTATTCAATTTAAACAAAGACACCGTATGTAA
- the nfuA gene encoding Fe-S biogenesis protein NfuA, with translation MDFLMNITISDAAQSHFRKLLDQQEEGTNIRIFVVNPGTTSAECGVSYCPPNAVEESDTELKLAQFSAFIDEISLPFLEDAEIDYVTDAMGAQLTMKAPNAKMKKVADDAPFIERLDYVIQTQVNPQLASHGGRVTLIDVTEDKVAILQFGGGCNGCSMVDVTLKEGIEKQLLAMFPEELMGVKDATEHQAGEHSYY, from the coding sequence ATGGATTTTCTTATGAATATTACTATTTCAGATGCTGCTCAAAGCCATTTTCGCAAATTACTCGATCAACAAGAAGAGGGAACTAATATTCGCATTTTTGTTGTAAATCCAGGAACTACAAGTGCAGAATGCGGTGTTTCTTATTGCCCACCTAATGCTGTTGAGGAAAGCGATACAGAATTAAAACTTGCTCAATTTTCTGCTTTTATTGATGAAATAAGCTTACCATTTTTAGAAGATGCTGAGATTGATTATGTAACTGATGCGATGGGTGCTCAACTTACAATGAAAGCACCTAATGCTAAGATGAAGAAAGTTGCTGATGATGCACCTTTTATTGAACGCTTAGATTATGTTATTCAGACTCAAGTTAATCCTCAATTAGCGAGCCATGGTGGGCGTGTGACATTAATTGATGTTACAGAAGATAAAGTGGCTATTTTACAATTTGGTGGTGGCTGTAATGGTTGCTCAATGGTTGATGTTACATTGAAAGAAGGGATTGAAAAACAGTTATTAGCTATGTTCCCAGAAGAATTAATGGGTGTAAAAGATGCCACAGAACATCAGGCTGGTGAGCATTCTTATTATTAA
- a CDS encoding Na(+)-translocating NADH-quinone reductase subunit A: MITIKQGLDLPISGKPEQVIRDGNTVSEVAVLGEEYVGMRPSMKVREGDVVKKGQVLFEDKKNPGVIFTAPASGTITVINRGEKRVLQSVVIKVEGDEQVTFSRYDSAALASLTSEQVKQNLVNSGLWTAFRTRPFSKIPRLDAEPSSIFVNAMDTNPLSADPEVVLSNNKQDFVDGLTVLSRLFNGEKTVHLCRAPDSSTPNAELNNVKVTAFEGPHPAGLSGTHIHFIDPVSINKQVWYLNYQDVIAIGKLFTTGELFAERVISLAGPQVKNPRLVRTIIGANLSQLTANELNEGENRVISGSVLSGTKASGPHDYLGRYALQVSVIAEGREKEFLGWIMPGANKFSISRTVLGHFGKKLFNFTSAVHGGHRAMVPIGAYERVMPLDIIPTLLLRDLASGDTDSAQALGCLELDEEDLALCTFVCPGKNEYGPLLRQALDKIEKEG, encoded by the coding sequence ATGATTACAATTAAACAAGGCTTGGATCTCCCTATCTCGGGAAAACCTGAGCAAGTAATCCGTGACGGCAATACCGTTAGTGAAGTTGCTGTGCTTGGCGAAGAATATGTGGGTATGAGACCTTCAATGAAAGTTCGTGAAGGTGATGTAGTAAAAAAAGGTCAGGTACTTTTTGAAGATAAAAAGAATCCAGGCGTTATCTTTACTGCACCTGCAAGCGGTACTATCACTGTGATTAACCGTGGAGAAAAACGTGTTCTTCAGTCTGTCGTAATTAAAGTTGAGGGTGATGAGCAAGTTACTTTTAGCCGTTATGATTCGGCTGCGCTTGCTTCTTTAACTAGCGAGCAAGTTAAGCAAAATTTAGTGAATTCTGGCTTATGGACTGCATTCCGTACTCGTCCATTTAGTAAAATACCTAGATTGGATGCAGAACCATCATCAATCTTTGTTAATGCGATGGATACAAATCCTTTATCTGCTGATCCTGAAGTTGTATTAAGTAACAATAAGCAAGATTTTGTGGATGGATTAACTGTTTTAAGTCGCCTATTTAATGGAGAAAAAACAGTTCATTTATGTAGAGCCCCAGACAGTTCAACTCCAAATGCAGAGCTAAACAATGTAAAAGTAACTGCATTTGAAGGTCCTCATCCAGCAGGCTTAAGTGGTACACATATCCATTTTATTGATCCAGTCAGTATCAATAAGCAAGTATGGTATTTGAATTATCAAGACGTTATTGCTATTGGTAAATTATTCACAACAGGTGAATTATTTGCTGAAAGAGTGATTTCACTGGCAGGTCCTCAAGTTAAAAATCCTCGTCTAGTGCGTACAATTATTGGTGCGAATTTATCTCAATTAACAGCAAATGAATTGAATGAAGGCGAAAACCGTGTAATTTCAGGCTCTGTATTAAGCGGAACAAAAGCATCCGGACCTCATGATTATCTAGGGCGTTATGCTTTACAAGTATCTGTCATTGCAGAAGGCAGAGAAAAAGAGTTCTTAGGTTGGATTATGCCTGGTGCGAATAAATTCTCAATTTCTCGTACTGTTCTCGGTCATTTCGGTAAAAAATTATTTAACTTTACCTCCGCTGTCCATGGTGGTCATCGTGCAATGGTGCCAATAGGTGCTTATGAAAGAGTAATGCCTTTAGACATTATTCCAACGTTATTATTACGTGATTTAGCCTCTGGAGACACTGACTCTGCTCAAGCATTAGGTTGTTTAGAGTTAGATGAAGAAGATTTAGCGCTGTGTACTTTTGTTTGTCCAGGCAAAAATGAGTATGGTCCTCTATTGCGTCAGGCTCTAGATAAGATCGAGAAGGAAGGTTAA
- a CDS encoding NADH:ubiquinone reductase (Na(+)-transporting) subunit B: MGLKHLIEKIEPAFLPGGKYEKWYALFEATATFLYTPGTVTQKASHIRDALDSKRMMVLVWLALFPAMFYGMYNVGGQSLQALGQFASADIFAQNVAHNVSNNWHFALANVFGVLSQDAGVLSKMLLGAIFFLPIYLTVFIVGGFWEVLFAMIRKHEINEGFFVTSILLALIVPPTLPLWQAALATTFGVVVAKEVFGGVGKNFMNPALAGRAFLFFAYPAQISGDLVWTAADGFSGATALSQWASGGQEALKHVVSGESISWMDAFLGNIPGSVGEVSTLALIIGAAIIVFARIASWRIIAGVMIGMIITSTLFNMIGSTTNAMFSMPWHWHLVLGGFALGMFFMATDPVSAAFTNKGKWAYGALIGVMCVIIRVANPAYPEGMMLAILFANLFAPIFDYLVVQRNIKRRKARNG, from the coding sequence ATGGGTTTAAAACATCTTATAGAGAAAATCGAACCAGCGTTTTTACCCGGTGGAAAATATGAAAAATGGTATGCCTTGTTTGAAGCAACAGCAACGTTTTTATATACACCAGGTACAGTAACGCAAAAAGCCTCTCATATTCGTGATGCGTTGGATTCTAAACGTATGATGGTACTAGTATGGTTGGCTTTATTTCCTGCGATGTTCTACGGTATGTATAATGTTGGAGGACAATCATTACAGGCATTAGGTCAATTTGCCTCAGCTGATATATTTGCTCAAAATGTTGCACATAATGTTTCAAATAATTGGCACTTTGCTTTAGCTAATGTATTTGGTGTGTTATCACAAGATGCAGGCGTTTTATCTAAAATGCTTTTAGGTGCAATCTTCTTTCTACCAATCTACTTAACAGTATTTATTGTGGGTGGTTTTTGGGAAGTTTTATTTGCAATGATCCGGAAACATGAAATTAATGAAGGTTTCTTTGTAACATCTATCCTACTTGCATTAATTGTTCCACCAACATTACCATTATGGCAAGCCGCTTTAGCGACGACATTTGGTGTTGTTGTTGCAAAAGAAGTATTTGGTGGCGTAGGTAAAAACTTCATGAACCCTGCTTTAGCAGGTCGTGCATTTTTATTCTTTGCTTACCCAGCTCAAATTTCTGGTGATTTAGTATGGACTGCAGCAGACGGATTCTCTGGAGCGACAGCATTATCACAATGGGCATCTGGTGGACAAGAAGCACTTAAACATGTAGTAAGTGGTGAAAGTATTTCTTGGATGGATGCATTCCTTGGAAATATCCCAGGTTCAGTGGGTGAAGTTTCAACTTTAGCACTTATTATTGGTGCAGCAATTATTGTATTTGCACGCATTGCCTCATGGAGAATTATTGCAGGCGTAATGATCGGTATGATTATTACCTCAACATTATTCAATATGATTGGTTCTACAACTAACGCAATGTTCTCTATGCCTTGGCATTGGCATTTAGTTCTAGGTGGTTTTGCTCTTGGTATGTTCTTTATGGCAACAGACCCTGTATCAGCAGCATTTACTAATAAAGGTAAATGGGCATATGGTGCATTAATTGGTGTGATGTGTGTCATTATTCGTGTAGCAAACCCTGCTTATCCAGAAGGCATGATGTTAGCAATTTTATTCGCTAACTTATTTGCTCCAATCTTTGACTACCTAGTGGTTCAGCGTAATATCAAACGTAGGAAGGCACGCAATGGCTAA
- a CDS encoding Na(+)-translocating NADH-quinone reductase subunit C, whose product MAKFNKDSIGGTLTVVVLLSLICSLIVASASVSLKPAQEEQKQLDKQRNILSVAGLLQPNTTTSEIKDIFGNSIEPKIVDLATGEYVEGITNFDAQVAAKDPNQSIQISPEDDKASLRTRAKYAEIYLVKNAQGEVNQIVLPFYGTGLWSVMYGFVSVEPDGNTIKGITYYDEGETPGLGGEIENPRWQANFVGKKLRNEKGESAITVAKGASADKEHGIDALSGATLTSKGVDGSFKYWFSDNGFGPYLEKLKMGAN is encoded by the coding sequence ATGGCTAAATTTAATAAAGATAGCATTGGCGGAACACTTACCGTCGTTGTTTTATTAAGTTTAATTTGTTCTCTTATTGTGGCTAGTGCATCTGTGTCACTTAAACCCGCACAAGAAGAACAAAAACAGCTTGATAAACAAAGAAATATTTTAAGTGTTGCTGGTTTATTACAACCAAATACAACAACAAGTGAAATTAAAGATATTTTTGGTAACAGCATTGAACCTAAGATTGTTGATTTAGCAACAGGTGAATATGTTGAAGGAATAACAAACTTTGATGCTCAAGTAGCAGCTAAAGATCCTAATCAAAGTATCCAAATTTCTCCTGAAGATGATAAAGCAAGTTTACGTACTCGTGCAAAATATGCTGAAATTTATTTAGTGAAAAATGCACAAGGAGAGGTTAATCAAATCGTTTTACCTTTCTATGGTACTGGTTTATGGTCTGTCATGTATGGATTTGTTTCTGTTGAACCTGATGGTAATACAATTAAAGGCATTACGTATTATGATGAAGGAGAAACTCCAGGACTTGGTGGAGAAATTGAAAACCCTCGTTGGCAAGCTAATTTCGTTGGTAAAAAATTACGTAATGAAAAAGGTGAATCAGCGATTACTGTTGCTAAAGGTGCTTCAGCTGATAAAGAACACGGTATTGATGCATTATCTGGTGCAACATTAACATCAAAAGGTGTTGATGGATCATTTAAATACTGGTTCAGTGATAATGGGTTTGGTCCATACTTAGAAAAATTAAAAATGGGGGCTAACTAA
- a CDS encoding NADH:ubiquinone reductase (Na(+)-transporting) subunit D, with amino-acid sequence MAGSNLKKLLFSPVVDNNPIALQILGICSALAVTTKLETAMVMAIAVCFVTAFSSFFISCIRNYIPNSIRIIVQMAIIASLVILVDQILRAYAYGLSKQLSVFVGLIITNCIVMGRAEAFAMKSKPLDSFVDGIGNGLGYGAMLLVVGFFRELIGSGKLFGVTIFQTIQDGGWYQANGLFLLAPSAFFIIGFVIWGIRTWKPAQVEK; translated from the coding sequence ATGGCTGGTTCAAATTTGAAAAAGTTACTGTTTTCTCCAGTAGTTGATAACAACCCTATTGCATTACAAATTTTAGGTATTTGTTCTGCTTTAGCGGTAACAACGAAGTTAGAAACTGCCATGGTAATGGCAATAGCGGTATGTTTTGTTACCGCATTTTCAAGTTTCTTCATTTCTTGTATTCGTAACTATATTCCAAATAGTATCCGTATTATTGTGCAAATGGCAATTATCGCATCGCTTGTAATATTGGTTGACCAAATATTACGTGCATATGCCTATGGATTATCTAAACAACTTTCTGTATTTGTTGGCTTAATTATTACGAACTGTATTGTAATGGGACGTGCAGAAGCGTTCGCAATGAAATCTAAACCATTAGATAGTTTTGTGGATGGTATTGGTAATGGTTTAGGTTATGGTGCAATGCTACTTGTAGTTGGTTTCTTCCGTGAATTAATCGGATCAGGTAAACTTTTTGGCGTTACTATTTTCCAAACTATTCAAGATGGTGGTTGGTATCAGGCTAATGGTTTATTCCTATTAGCACCAAGTGCATTCTTTATTATTGGTTTCGTTATCTGGGGTATCAGAACTTGGAAACCTGCACAGGTGGAGAAATAG